One Balaenoptera ricei isolate mBalRic1 chromosome 16, mBalRic1.hap2, whole genome shotgun sequence genomic window carries:
- the MRLN gene encoding myoregulin isoform X2 → MTCKNWILISTTNPTSLEDEIVGRLLKILFVIFVDFLSIIYVVITS, encoded by the coding sequence ATGACGTGTAAAAACTGGATATTAATTTCTACTACTAACCCCACAAGTCTGGAAGATGAAATTGTGGGAAGACTTCTAAAAATTTTGTTTGTAATCTTTGTTGACTTCCTGTCTATTATATATGTTGTTATAACTTCTTAG
- the MRLN gene encoding myoregulin isoform X1 — MHFVLARAAGEKTQEQHYLPLPGIKSGSRSILDMTCKNWILISTTNPTSLEDEIVGRLLKILFVIFVDFLSIIYVVITS, encoded by the exons ATGCACTTTGTTCTAGCAAGAGCAGCTGGAGAGAAAACCCAGGAGCAGCATTACCTACCACTACCCGGGATTAAGTCAG GGAGCAGGAGCATTTTGGATATGACGTGTAAAAACTGGATATTAATTTCTACTACTAACCCCACAAGTCTGGAAGATGAAATTGTGGGAAGACTTCTAAAAATTTTGTTTGTAATCTTTGTTGACTTCCTGTCTATTATATATGTTGTTATAACTTCTTAG